In a single window of the Deinococcus cellulosilyticus NBRC 106333 = KACC 11606 genome:
- a CDS encoding LrgB family protein — MTEVSLLITLIGFLLGMELQKRFPHPLVNPTLISILGVALYLGLTHVPYAQYRLHTEALQFLLGPAVVALAVPLYQQRDLLKAHLMSILLGFLTGGLTVLLVSFWLGKLLDLPPEAHLSLSTMSSTSPISLAVAQKLGFSGSLSAMVSIWTGILGALLLPPWLTRLGVRSPLLRGLTLGTLSHGIGTARMVQEGAVSTAASSLGMGLNGALTALLMPLVWHWLR, encoded by the coding sequence ATGACTGAAGTTTCGCTGCTCATCACCCTGATCGGATTTCTGCTGGGGATGGAACTTCAGAAGCGCTTTCCCCACCCCCTGGTCAACCCGACCCTGATCAGCATTCTGGGGGTGGCCCTCTATCTGGGCCTCACCCATGTGCCTTACGCCCAGTACAGGTTGCATACAGAGGCCCTGCAATTTCTGCTGGGGCCAGCGGTGGTTGCACTTGCTGTCCCACTGTACCAGCAGCGGGACCTGTTGAAAGCCCATCTGATGTCCATCCTGCTGGGGTTCCTGACTGGAGGGCTGACTGTGCTGCTGGTGTCCTTCTGGCTCGGAAAACTCCTGGACCTGCCCCCGGAAGCCCACCTGTCCCTGAGCACCATGAGCAGCACCTCCCCCATCTCTCTGGCGGTGGCCCAGAAGCTGGGTTTTTCCGGCAGCCTGTCTGCCATGGTCAGCATCTGGACCGGAATTCTGGGTGCCTTGCTGCTGCCCCCATGGCTGACCCGCCTTGGGGTGCGCTCTCCCCTGCTGCGGGGCCTGACCCTGGGCACCCTTTCACACGGAATTGGGACCGCCAGAATGGTCCAGGAGGGAGCCGTCAGCACAGCAGCGAGCAGCCTGGGCATGGGCCTGAATGGGGCCCTGACCGCCCTGCTGATGCCTCTGGTATGGCACTGGCTGCGCTAG
- a CDS encoding CidA/LrgA family protein: MIPLLRGFCILLGFNALGEMLTRLLHLPIPGPVVGMLLLWAALNLKLVRLEWVQKTSEHLLSILGLLFVPAGAGIVLYLQEGQTLLLLLISMTGVLFLASFVMTRIAGRGHD, from the coding sequence GTGATCCCATTGCTGAGGGGGTTCTGCATTCTGCTGGGGTTCAATGCCCTCGGAGAAATGCTCACCCGCCTGCTGCACCTCCCCATTCCTGGCCCGGTGGTGGGCATGCTGCTGCTCTGGGCTGCCCTCAACCTGAAACTGGTCCGTCTGGAGTGGGTACAGAAAACCAGCGAGCACCTGCTTTCCATTCTGGGTTTGCTTTTTGTGCCCGCAGGGGCAGGCATTGTGCTGTACCTGCAGGAGGGGCAGACCCTGCTCCTGCTGCTGATTTCTATGACAGGGGTCCTGTTTCTGGCCTCTTTCGTGATGACCCGCATTGCCGGGAGAGGTCATGACTGA
- a CDS encoding 5'-methylthioadenosine/adenosylhomocysteine nucleosidase — protein sequence MTVQNTSLSGQPTATATIGIIGAMDEEIHQLTADLLDGQTFQHQGSTFHQGRLFGQQVLITKCGIGKVNAAMTTQALLSLGIQKIIFTGVAGGVTPGLQVGDIVISTDLIQHDVDVTPLGYQLGLIPDEQFSWNADEQLQALALESAQQIEGIHAVKGRIASGDQFIASKDRVRWMHDTFQVAAAEMEGAAVAQVASKWGVPFVVIRSLSDTADGEANVDYRSFMPLVAIRAKSVVRGMLQRM from the coding sequence ATGACGGTTCAAAACACCTCCCTTTCCGGCCAGCCCACTGCCACAGCCACCATCGGCATCATTGGCGCAATGGACGAAGAAATCCACCAGCTCACCGCAGACCTGCTCGACGGGCAGACTTTTCAGCACCAGGGCAGCACCTTCCACCAGGGCAGGCTCTTCGGCCAGCAGGTGCTGATCACCAAGTGCGGAATTGGCAAGGTGAATGCTGCCATGACCACCCAGGCCCTGCTGTCTCTGGGGATACAGAAGATCATCTTCACGGGTGTGGCCGGAGGGGTGACCCCAGGCCTGCAGGTGGGCGACATCGTGATCAGCACCGACCTGATCCAGCACGATGTGGATGTGACCCCACTGGGCTACCAGCTTGGCCTGATCCCCGACGAGCAGTTCAGCTGGAATGCCGACGAACAGTTGCAGGCACTGGCCCTGGAAAGCGCCCAGCAGATTGAGGGGATTCATGCTGTGAAGGGCCGCATTGCCAGCGGAGACCAGTTCATTGCCAGCAAGGACAGGGTGCGCTGGATGCACGATACCTTCCAGGTTGCAGCCGCAGAGATGGAAGGTGCTGCCGTGGCCCAGGTCGCCAGCAAGTGGGGGGTGCCTTTCGTGGTGATCCGCAGCCTGAGTGACACCGCCGACGGCGAGGCCAACGTGGATTACCGCTCTTTCATGCCTCTGGTGGCCATCCGCGCCAAAAGCGTGGTGCGGGGCATGCTGCAACGCATGTGA
- the cysK gene encoding cysteine synthase A, with amino-acid sequence MIDRLIGNTPILQLRHHITPDMAEVFVKLEGLNPGGSIKDRTALGMVLDAEERGLLKTGGRIVEPTSGNTGIGLAQVAAARGYHLTLTMPAQMSEERKRTLRAYGAELVLTPAELRMQGAIQEAERIAQDTGAWMPNQFNNPANPLTHYRTTGPEIWEQMEGRIDAFVYGSGTGGTIMGTGRFLKEKNPALLLIAAEPARSNVLSGGERGEHGFQGMGPGFIPGNMDLTLLDDIIQVWEEDAFPLARELAQHEGLFVGMSSGGMVLAALEVARRLGPGKRVVTIACDTGARYLSTVLFSESGDTPAGYKYRSRERV; translated from the coding sequence ATGATTGACCGTCTGATCGGAAACACCCCCATCTTGCAACTGCGACACCACATCACCCCCGACATGGCAGAGGTGTTCGTGAAGCTTGAAGGCCTCAATCCCGGAGGGTCCATCAAGGACCGCACGGCACTGGGCATGGTGCTCGATGCCGAAGAACGTGGCCTCTTGAAAACCGGAGGCCGCATTGTGGAGCCCACCAGTGGGAACACAGGCATTGGCCTGGCACAGGTGGCTGCTGCACGGGGGTACCACCTGACCCTGACCATGCCTGCCCAGATGTCCGAGGAGCGCAAACGCACCCTGAGGGCTTACGGAGCAGAACTGGTGCTCACCCCGGCAGAGCTTCGCATGCAGGGGGCCATTCAGGAAGCAGAGCGCATTGCTCAGGATACCGGAGCCTGGATGCCCAACCAGTTCAACAACCCTGCCAATCCCCTGACCCACTACCGCACCACCGGGCCTGAGATCTGGGAGCAGATGGAGGGCCGCATCGATGCTTTTGTGTATGGCTCCGGAACAGGAGGCACCATCATGGGCACGGGGCGCTTTCTGAAGGAAAAAAATCCAGCTCTGCTGTTGATCGCTGCAGAGCCTGCCCGCAGCAACGTCCTGTCTGGTGGAGAGCGCGGTGAGCATGGCTTCCAGGGCATGGGCCCGGGGTTCATTCCTGGCAACATGGACCTGACCTTGCTGGACGACATCATCCAGGTGTGGGAAGAGGACGCTTTCCCCCTTGCCCGTGAACTGGCCCAGCATGAGGGGCTTTTTGTGGGCATGTCCTCGGGTGGGATGGTGCTTGCTGCGCTGGAGGTGGCCCGCAGGCTTGGCCCGGGGAAACGGGTGGTGACCATCGCCTGTGACACAGGTGCCCGTTACCTGAGCACAGTGCTGTTCTCCGAAAGTGGGGACACTCCTGCAGGTTACAAATACCGCAGCCGTGAACGGGTGTGA
- a CDS encoding prepilin peptidase, translating to MPYFYVVLFFVLGAFVGGHLNRLIHRIPRGEALGGPSHCLHESCKHPLGLSEQIPLISYLSQGGKCRHCGKRIPPRYFWVELFTAVSFAALAYAFPLDLHPVMTLLSCLIMAILVVFSGIDFEHRTIEFKHVLLLIPLGILTVWMGGLLYPDLKLPPVSNVLKATAMAAGGFVLANNYGSWIMRMFREPRYPEYPIGFMTVNIGALVGAAFGVWWGVGAALLAVALNLIFKRVVRIPDFLTLIGLLVVVVLSLENNYFRYPDAIFNALLSAGIVVLLQALYWSTQKLVDDDQYDPIAVGFGDVMLAALMGAFLGLAGLWKGLIVMGVLGIFFGIFSRVVFKEKQIPLAPFITAGILVTYVMHWY from the coding sequence ATGCCATACTTCTATGTTGTGTTGTTTTTTGTGCTGGGCGCTTTTGTGGGAGGACACCTGAACCGCCTGATCCACCGGATTCCCAGGGGTGAAGCGCTGGGAGGGCCATCCCACTGCCTGCACGAGTCTTGCAAGCACCCCCTTGGCCTGTCAGAACAGATTCCGCTGATTTCTTATCTGTCTCAGGGTGGAAAATGCAGGCACTGTGGAAAACGCATCCCTCCCCGGTACTTCTGGGTGGAGCTCTTCACTGCAGTCAGTTTTGCTGCACTGGCTTACGCTTTTCCCCTGGACCTCCATCCGGTCATGACCCTTTTGAGCTGCCTGATCATGGCCATTCTGGTGGTGTTCAGTGGGATCGACTTTGAGCACCGCACCATCGAATTCAAACATGTGCTGCTGCTGATTCCGCTGGGCATCCTGACCGTGTGGATGGGAGGGTTGCTCTATCCTGACCTGAAATTGCCCCCTGTTTCCAATGTGCTTAAAGCCACGGCCATGGCTGCTGGTGGATTTGTGTTGGCCAACAACTATGGAAGCTGGATCATGCGCATGTTCCGTGAACCCAGGTATCCCGAGTACCCCATTGGCTTCATGACCGTCAACATCGGGGCACTGGTTGGAGCAGCATTCGGGGTCTGGTGGGGAGTGGGTGCAGCACTGCTGGCGGTGGCCCTCAACCTGATCTTCAAAAGGGTGGTGCGCATCCCTGACTTCCTGACCCTGATTGGACTGCTGGTGGTCGTTGTGCTGTCGCTGGAAAACAATTATTTCCGTTATCCAGATGCCATCTTCAATGCGCTGCTCAGTGCGGGCATTGTGGTCCTCTTGCAGGCCCTGTACTGGTCCACACAGAAACTTGTTGACGATGACCAGTATGACCCCATCGCTGTGGGATTTGGAGACGTCATGCTTGCTGCCCTGATGGGCGCATTCCTTGGGCTTGCAGGGCTCTGGAAAGGCCTGATTGTCATGGGTGTGCTGGGCATCTTTTTCGGGATTTTCTCCAGGGTGGTGTTCAAGGAAAAACAGATTCCTCTGGCCCCCTTCATCACCGCCGGAATTCTGGTCACCTATGTGATGCACTGGTACTGA
- the pxpB gene encoding 5-oxoprolinase subunit PxpB yields the protein MHIQRIAEHVLEVRFANQPSEVVTRQIRALKDRLEAHSIEGFQECVPAYLTLTVFFTGSYHQMLDRVMALGRDLDVSALPSARTIEIPVCYAPEYGFDLVEVSRHTGLTPSEVIGLHSSGLYTVQMLGFMPGFPYLTGLDPRLQVPRRSSPRLKVPAGSVGLAGNQTGVYPLDLPGGWQIIGRTAVKLFDLQRDPPVLLSAGDHIQFIPVDQL from the coding sequence ATGCACATCCAGCGCATTGCCGAACACGTACTGGAGGTGCGTTTTGCCAACCAGCCCTCCGAAGTGGTGACCCGGCAGATCCGTGCCCTCAAAGACCGCCTGGAAGCCCACTCCATTGAGGGTTTCCAGGAGTGTGTGCCTGCCTACCTGACCCTGACCGTGTTTTTCACAGGGTCTTACCACCAGATGCTGGACAGGGTCATGGCTCTGGGAAGAGATCTGGATGTGTCTGCTCTCCCTTCAGCCAGAACCATTGAGATTCCTGTCTGTTACGCACCTGAATATGGGTTTGATCTGGTGGAGGTCAGCAGGCACACAGGCCTCACCCCCTCTGAAGTCATCGGGCTCCACAGCTCAGGTCTGTACACCGTGCAGATGCTGGGGTTCATGCCGGGTTTCCCTTACCTGACTGGCCTGGACCCCCGCCTGCAGGTGCCCCGCAGGTCCAGCCCCCGTCTGAAAGTTCCTGCAGGCAGCGTTGGGCTGGCCGGAAACCAGACCGGAGTTTACCCACTGGACCTCCCTGGAGGCTGGCAGATCATTGGACGGACTGCTGTGAAGCTCTTTGACCTGCAAAGGGACCCTCCTGTACTGCTTTCCGCTGGAGACCACATCCAGTTCATTCCGGTGGACCAGCTCTGA
- a CDS encoding tetratricopeptide repeat-containing diguanylate cyclase, whose protein sequence is MSEPLPELYMRLQTVVVPEDWIACALEITSQELQLGQSNPRAIQLARDVITEIRDNGRPEDLPEAINNLATLLFQSNQMYEALETLDAHQQELSQASVAEQRRTLNLKGGIHQMLGDLTAAYAFYEAALQMTRRSQDGVFRGKLLNNMSLLLQQQHRYPQALELLQEAEKLHQEQQNSTELCRVWINQAELLFSEAQLKSGPETAQTLQQATDKLEQTQFLLKVHPNPLLQCLVHDLLARVLLKQGLLDEAQHHALQAIQDTVDLQSEDTLFHSELTLGEIELARNCPLKALAHFQTARQGFEGLGFKENVLEVLEWTVRTLRQLERYQEALEHMEEMFLLDREIRSEEANRQLEVMAYQRKMERMQHEAELERIRSAELEQLVMERMEEVQALLEKKRHLEEANLRMRELSEKDGLTGVYNRRYLNENCEKVFASMRQQDQEFSVLIMDIDNFKSINDRFSHQIGDVVLKTLASLLQQALRTSDTIARYGGEEFVVVMPHTGIHNAKMVAERIRTTVANHPWSQVYEDLKVTLSLGVANNLNVDSAEHMIHVADEALYHSKRTGKNRVTVSPLSEADWEPQQ, encoded by the coding sequence ATGAGCGAGCCTCTCCCTGAGCTGTACATGCGGCTGCAGACCGTGGTGGTGCCAGAAGACTGGATTGCATGCGCCCTGGAAATCACCTCCCAGGAACTCCAGCTTGGACAGTCCAACCCGCGAGCCATCCAGCTTGCCCGGGACGTGATCACGGAAATTCGGGACAATGGACGCCCTGAAGACCTTCCAGAGGCCATCAACAACCTTGCCACCCTGCTGTTTCAGAGCAACCAGATGTACGAGGCGCTGGAGACCCTGGATGCACACCAGCAGGAACTCTCCCAGGCTTCCGTTGCCGAGCAGCGCAGGACCCTGAACCTGAAGGGAGGCATCCATCAAATGCTGGGGGACCTCACGGCTGCTTACGCCTTTTATGAGGCGGCCCTGCAAATGACGCGCCGTTCCCAGGATGGAGTGTTCCGGGGAAAACTCCTGAACAACATGTCCCTGCTGCTGCAACAGCAACACCGCTACCCACAGGCGCTGGAACTGTTGCAGGAAGCGGAGAAGTTGCACCAGGAACAGCAGAACAGCACAGAACTGTGTCGTGTGTGGATCAATCAGGCCGAGTTGCTTTTCAGTGAGGCCCAGCTCAAATCGGGCCCAGAAACAGCGCAGACATTGCAGCAAGCCACAGATAAACTGGAACAGACGCAATTTCTCTTGAAAGTTCACCCCAACCCTTTGCTGCAATGCCTTGTGCATGATCTGCTGGCCCGGGTGCTGCTGAAACAGGGCCTGCTGGATGAAGCGCAGCACCATGCACTGCAGGCCATTCAGGACACTGTAGACCTGCAAAGTGAGGACACGCTTTTCCACAGCGAACTCACCCTGGGAGAGATTGAACTGGCCCGCAATTGCCCTCTGAAAGCCCTGGCGCATTTCCAGACTGCACGACAGGGCTTTGAAGGACTGGGCTTCAAGGAAAATGTGCTGGAGGTCCTTGAATGGACGGTCAGGACCCTCAGGCAACTTGAGCGTTACCAGGAGGCCCTGGAGCACATGGAGGAAATGTTCCTGCTGGACCGGGAGATCCGCAGTGAAGAGGCGAACCGACAGCTTGAAGTCATGGCCTACCAGCGCAAAATGGAGCGCATGCAGCACGAAGCAGAACTGGAACGCATCCGCAGCGCCGAACTGGAGCAACTGGTGATGGAACGCATGGAAGAAGTGCAGGCTCTGCTTGAAAAGAAACGACACCTCGAAGAGGCAAATCTGCGCATGCGTGAACTCTCAGAGAAAGACGGCCTCACCGGCGTATACAACCGCCGCTACCTGAACGAGAACTGTGAAAAGGTCTTTGCCTCCATGCGCCAGCAGGATCAGGAATTCAGTGTGCTGATCATGGACATTGACAACTTCAAGAGCATCAATGACCGCTTCTCCCACCAGATTGGAGATGTGGTATTGAAGACCCTGGCAAGCCTGCTGCAGCAGGCCCTGCGCACCAGTGACACCATCGCCCGTTACGGAGGAGAGGAGTTTGTGGTGGTGATGCCCCACACAGGCATCCACAATGCCAAGATGGTCGCTGAACGCATCCGCACCACGGTTGCCAACCATCCCTGGTCACAGGTTTACGAGGACCTGAAAGTCACCCTGTCCCTTGGGGTGGCGAACAACCTCAATGTGGACAGTGCAGAGCACATGATTCACGTTGCAGATGAAGCCCTCTACCATTCCAAACGCACAGGCAAGAATCGGGTGACGGTGAGTCCGCTGTCGGAAGCAGACTGGGAGCCCCAACAATAA
- a CDS encoding type II secretion system F family protein codes for MPTFQYKVRSNNGQVITSTIEAESIDQVRNALRQRGFFIVDIKAPATGLNADIKIPGMDRPPGLKEVAIFARQIATMIQAGVPLIQSLVILQKQTTHKGMQETIRKVRGDVEGGLSFSEALTKYPKVFNRLFLNLVRSGEVSGNLEVVLDRVSGFYEKELELRGKIKNALTYPAIVLVFAIGITYFLLTTIVPQFAGILDELGAEQPPLTLALVAISNFLQHQLWLLVLIIAAITVGLRAYYQTKQGRVVIDTLKLKVPVFGALIQRSTIATFSRTFGLLMSSGVNIIESLDITKGTANNVVVESAISNAQLSVMSGDPMSNALATSPVFPPMVISMINIGEESGALDQMLNKIADYYDREVEEAINSLTAAIEPIMIVVLGGIVGCIVAGMFLPMFQIINALSNNA; via the coding sequence ATGCCGACTTTCCAGTATAAGGTACGCTCGAACAATGGTCAGGTGATCACCTCCACCATCGAAGCGGAATCCATCGATCAGGTTCGCAATGCCTTGCGGCAGCGTGGGTTTTTCATCGTCGACATCAAGGCTCCGGCGACGGGTCTCAATGCGGACATCAAAATCCCCGGAATGGACCGTCCCCCCGGGCTCAAGGAAGTGGCCATTTTCGCCCGCCAGATTGCCACCATGATCCAGGCCGGTGTGCCCCTGATTCAGTCTCTGGTGATCTTGCAGAAACAAACCACCCACAAGGGCATGCAGGAAACCATCCGCAAGGTCCGTGGGGATGTGGAAGGGGGGCTCTCCTTCTCTGAGGCCCTGACCAAGTACCCGAAAGTGTTCAACCGCCTTTTTCTGAACCTGGTGCGTTCCGGTGAGGTTTCAGGAAACCTGGAAGTGGTGCTGGACCGGGTGAGCGGCTTTTATGAAAAAGAACTGGAGTTGCGCGGCAAAATCAAAAATGCCCTCACCTACCCGGCCATCGTGCTGGTGTTCGCCATCGGGATCACCTACTTCCTGCTGACCACCATCGTGCCGCAATTCGCCGGAATTCTGGATGAACTGGGGGCCGAGCAGCCACCCCTGACGCTGGCCCTGGTGGCCATTTCCAACTTTCTGCAACACCAGCTCTGGCTGCTGGTCCTGATCATTGCAGCCATCACTGTGGGTCTGCGGGCCTATTACCAGACCAAACAGGGCCGTGTGGTCATCGATACTTTAAAGTTGAAAGTGCCCGTGTTCGGGGCGCTGATTCAGCGTTCCACCATTGCAACCTTCAGCCGCACTTTCGGTCTTTTGATGTCCAGTGGTGTGAACATCATTGAATCTCTGGACATCACCAAGGGAACGGCCAACAACGTGGTTGTGGAGTCTGCCATCTCGAACGCCCAGTTGAGTGTGATGTCCGGGGACCCCATGTCAAACGCACTTGCCACCTCTCCTGTGTTCCCACCCATGGTGATCTCCATGATCAACATCGGTGAAGAATCGGGGGCGCTCGACCAGATGCTCAACAAAATTGCGGATTACTATGACCGCGAAGTGGAAGAGGCCATCAACTCCCTGACAGCCGCCATTGAACCCATCATGATCGTGGTGCTGGGTGGCATTGTGGGCTGCATTGTGGCCGGGATGTTCCTCCCCATGTTCCAGATCATCAACGCCCTCAGCAACAACGCATGA
- a CDS encoding L-threonylcarbamoyladenylate synthase: MNHQAFVTVQGGGLVAIPTETVWGLACDPFNAAAVQRFYQVKGRDPSKPSQVLCASREHALKLCALQGNDQQQFRQLCERFFPGSLTVVVPAVSTLPEWVAPAGKVGVRVPDHGVTLAFLEQCGGYLLASSLNRSQEPPALSYQRALELHELYDVIVPGEISKGQSSTVYDFVARRILREGPIALQEIEEVRDA; encoded by the coding sequence GTGAATCATCAAGCTTTTGTAACCGTCCAGGGTGGCGGTCTGGTGGCCATCCCCACGGAAACCGTGTGGGGGCTGGCTTGCGACCCTTTCAATGCTGCAGCGGTGCAGCGCTTCTATCAGGTGAAGGGCAGAGACCCTTCCAAGCCCTCACAGGTGCTGTGTGCCTCAAGGGAGCATGCACTCAAGCTGTGTGCTTTGCAGGGAAACGATCAGCAGCAGTTTAGACAGCTCTGTGAGAGGTTTTTTCCGGGCTCCCTCACGGTGGTGGTGCCTGCAGTCTCCACGCTTCCAGAGTGGGTCGCTCCTGCAGGAAAAGTCGGGGTGCGGGTGCCGGACCATGGGGTCACCCTGGCCTTTCTGGAGCAGTGCGGAGGATACCTGCTGGCCAGTTCACTGAACCGCAGTCAGGAGCCTCCTGCCCTCAGTTACCAGAGGGCCCTGGAACTGCACGAGCTCTACGATGTGATTGTTCCCGGTGAGATCAGCAAAGGGCAATCCAGCACCGTTTATGATTTTGTGGCACGCCGCATTTTGCGGGAAGGCCCCATTGCTTTGCAGGAGATCGAGGAGGTCCGTGATGCTTGA
- the scpB gene encoding SMC-Scp complex subunit ScpB: MLDVIGAALLAAGRPVGPQELSRLLGVPEEAVHRSMQELSGPLRQVGLAVEAVAGGYRLIVAPELVPALEPLMAPPPLPALSQAALEVLAIVAYKQPITRADIELMRGSSASSLITLQERELIKVVGRKDVIGKPLLYGTTEKFLLEFGLKDLSELPALELEGLTEFLRG; the protein is encoded by the coding sequence ATGCTTGATGTGATTGGTGCAGCCCTGCTCGCTGCAGGACGCCCGGTGGGCCCCCAGGAACTCTCCAGATTGCTGGGGGTGCCCGAGGAGGCCGTGCACCGCAGCATGCAGGAGCTCAGTGGACCCCTGCGCCAGGTGGGCCTTGCTGTGGAAGCTGTCGCTGGAGGGTACCGCCTGATTGTGGCTCCAGAACTCGTTCCTGCCTTGGAGCCCCTGATGGCCCCTCCACCTCTTCCTGCCCTCTCTCAGGCCGCCCTGGAAGTGCTTGCGATTGTGGCGTACAAACAGCCCATCACCCGCGCAGACATCGAACTGATGCGGGGCAGCAGTGCCAGCAGCCTGATCACCCTGCAGGAGCGTGAACTCATCAAGGTGGTGGGCCGCAAGGATGTGATCGGCAAGCCCCTTCTGTACGGCACCACCGAGAAATTCCTGCTGGAATTCGGCCTCAAGGACCTCTCCGAGTTGCCTGCGCTGGAACTCGAGGGCCTCACAGAATTCCTGCGCGGATGA
- a CDS encoding SDR family NAD(P)-dependent oxidoreductase: MKLAVIIGVGDGIGQAVATKFARAGYQVAMVARHAEKLEQYSQRIQGSGYQARGYSADAGDPQSLKETLKQIQQELGPVDTLVYNAASHHPGELVTLSDEAFLEDYRINVLGAFVAVRAVLEGMRTLGGGTVLLTGGGLALRPQVGLGSLSMGKAGLRGLAFLLAEELRPYNIQVSTITVMGHVSPTTPFSPDRIADKFWEIHQMPVLPVEVQMAPDPEPAT, translated from the coding sequence ATGAAACTTGCAGTGATCATTGGTGTCGGAGACGGCATCGGGCAGGCGGTGGCCACCAAATTTGCCCGGGCCGGGTATCAGGTGGCGATGGTGGCCAGACATGCCGAAAAGCTGGAGCAGTACAGCCAGCGCATTCAGGGCTCGGGGTACCAGGCCAGAGGCTATTCTGCCGATGCAGGAGATCCCCAGTCCCTGAAGGAAACCCTGAAGCAGATCCAGCAGGAACTCGGACCGGTGGACACGCTGGTGTACAACGCGGCGTCTCACCATCCGGGGGAACTGGTGACCCTTTCAGATGAGGCTTTTCTGGAGGATTACAGGATCAATGTGCTGGGTGCATTTGTGGCCGTGCGTGCTGTGCTCGAGGGCATGCGCACTCTAGGGGGTGGGACCGTACTGCTGACTGGAGGCGGCCTCGCCCTGCGGCCTCAGGTGGGTCTTGGGTCCCTGTCCATGGGCAAAGCAGGCCTGAGAGGGCTGGCTTTTCTGCTGGCAGAGGAGCTGAGGCCTTACAACATTCAGGTCAGCACCATCACGGTGATGGGGCATGTGAGTCCCACCACCCCCTTCTCTCCAGACCGCATTGCCGATAAATTCTGGGAGATTCACCAGATGCCTGTGCTGCCTGTTGAGGTGCAGATGGCCCCTGATCCAGAACCTGCCACCTGA